The following proteins come from a genomic window of Paramisgurnus dabryanus chromosome 19, PD_genome_1.1, whole genome shotgun sequence:
- the scxa gene encoding basic helix-loop-helix transcription factor scleraxis yields the protein MSFAMVRPAPSRYLYSEISMMSEDDENGSESSGSDDRSFCLDGSGYDLKVGGKKRKPSAGRLVELPPISIATTGLMIPEGRQRNAANARERDRTNSVNTAFTALRTLIPTEPADRKLSKIETLRLASSYISHLGNVLLVGEGCGDGQPCHSGGPSTSNYYHHHSSPSRDSENAQPKQICTFCLSNQRKLGKDRERKSALRS from the exons ATGTCTTTTGCGATGGTGCGACCGGCTCCTAGCCGTTACCTTTACTCTGAGATCTCCATGATGTCAGAGGACGATGAAAACGGCAGCGAAAGTTCAGGCTCCGACGACCGCTCGTTTTGCTTAGACGGCTCGGGGTACGATTTGAAAGTTGGAGGGAAAAAGAGGAAACCCAGCGCTGGGCGACTAGTAGAACTGCCACCCATTTCCATCGCCACCACAGGTTTGATGATACCCGAGGGCCGGCAACGCAACGCGGCCAACGCGCGGGAGCGAGACCGTACCAACAGCGTCAACACCGCCTTTACGGCATTGAGGACTCTTATACCCACAGAACCCGCCGACCGGAAACTCTCCAAGATCGAGACCCTGAGATTGGCGTCCAGTTACATCTCTCACCTGGGAAACGTGCTGCTGGTCGGGGAAGGCTGCGGGGACGGACAACCGTGCCACAGCGGAGGACCTTCCACTTCAAACTACTACCATCATCACAGTTCTCCCAGCCGGGACTCGGAGAACGCACAGCCCAAACAGATCTGTACGTTCTGCCTCAGCAATCAGAGGAAACTG GgcaaagacagagagagaaaatcGGCCCTGAGGAGTTAA